One genomic window of Lynx canadensis isolate LIC74 chromosome F2, mLynCan4.pri.v2, whole genome shotgun sequence includes the following:
- the ANKRD46 gene encoding ankyrin repeat domain-containing protein 46: protein MSYVFVNDSSQTNVPLLQACIDGDFNYSKRLLESGFDPNIRDSRGRTGLHLAAARGNVDICQLLHKFGADLLATDYQGNTALHLCGHVDTIQFLVSNGLKIDICNHQGATPLVLAKRRGVNKDVIRLLESLEEQEVKGFNRGTHSKLETMQTAESESAMESHSLLNPNLQQGEGVLSSFRTTWQEFVEDLGFWRVLLLIFVIALLSLGIAYYVSGVLPFVENQPELVH from the exons ATGTCCTACGTTTTTGTAAACGATTCATCTCAAACTAATGTGCCCTTGCTACAAGCCTGTATTGATGGAGACTTTAACTATTCCAAGCGGCTTTTGGAAAGTGGCTTTGACCCAAATATTCGTGACAGCAGGGGCAGAACAGGCCTTCACCTCGCAGCAGCCAGAGGGAACGTAGACATCTGCCAGCTGTTGCATAAATTTGGTGCTGATCTTCTGGCCACAGATTATCAAGGAAACACAGCTCTTCATCTCTGTGGCCATGTGGACACTATTCAATTCTTAGTTTCCAATGGGCTCAAAATTGATATTTG CAATCATCAAGGTGCTACACCCTTAGTTCTGGCAAAGCGCAGAGGAGTGAATAAAGATGTCATCCGATTGCTGGAATCTTTGGAAGAACAAGAGGTAAAAGGATTTAACAGAGGAACTCACTCAAAACTGGAGACCATGCAGACAGCTGAGAGTGAAAG TGCCATGGAAAGCCATTCTCTCCTCAACCCCAACCTGCAGCAAGGGGAAGGAGTCCTGTCCAGCTTCCGAACCACATGGCAGGAGTTTGTCGAGGATCTGGGCTTCTGGAGGGTGTTGCTCTTGATCTTTGTCATTGCTTTGCTGTCTCTTGGCATTGCCTACTATGTGAGCGGGGTGCTCCCCTTCGTGGAGAACCAACCTGAACTGGTGCATTAA